A single genomic interval of Lentimicrobium saccharophilum harbors:
- a CDS encoding NAD(P)-dependent oxidoreductase gives MEKRVLFIDTTHPLLGQELERLGFQCAHYGGNSRQEILDMLSGFEGVIIRSKIRLDREVLEQAGNLRFIARVGAGMENIDGDYALSKGIACLNAPEGNRDAVGEHAAGMLLALLNHLCRVNLEVRNGLWIREGNRGTEIQGKTVAIIGYGNMGSAFAEKLSGFGARVIAYDKYKKNFSNQFVREVTMEEVFATTDILSLHVPLTGETRQMVNKTYLDSFVRPLIVINTARGQCINTAALMDAIDSGKVAGAALDVLEYEKLSFENLDSAGLPEDFRRLIKSDKVILSPHIAGWTHESNEKMARVLIEKIRNLYGI, from the coding sequence ATGGAGAAAAGGGTTTTATTTATCGATACCACCCATCCCTTGCTGGGGCAGGAACTTGAAAGGCTGGGATTTCAATGTGCACATTACGGTGGCAACAGCCGGCAGGAAATTCTTGACATGTTGTCCGGTTTCGAAGGGGTAATAATCCGCAGCAAGATCCGGTTAGACAGGGAGGTTCTTGAGCAGGCAGGTAACCTGCGGTTTATAGCCAGGGTAGGAGCAGGCATGGAGAATATCGACGGGGATTATGCGCTTTCGAAAGGGATTGCCTGCCTGAACGCCCCGGAGGGCAACCGCGATGCGGTGGGTGAACATGCTGCCGGCATGTTGCTTGCACTGTTGAATCACCTCTGCAGGGTGAACCTCGAGGTAAGAAATGGCCTGTGGATCCGCGAAGGCAACCGGGGAACGGAAATCCAGGGAAAAACCGTGGCCATCATCGGCTACGGAAATATGGGGAGCGCTTTTGCTGAAAAACTAAGCGGTTTTGGCGCTAGGGTCATCGCTTACGACAAATATAAAAAGAATTTTAGCAATCAGTTTGTCAGGGAAGTGACCATGGAAGAGGTATTTGCCACCACTGACATCCTTAGCCTGCATGTGCCGCTAACCGGTGAAACCCGGCAGATGGTCAATAAAACATATTTGGATTCATTTGTCAGGCCGCTGATTGTGATCAACACCGCCCGCGGACAATGCATAAATACTGCCGCACTGATGGATGCCATTGATTCCGGTAAGGTTGCCGGAGCGGCACTTGATGTCCTGGAATATGAAAAGCTTTCATTCGAAAACCTGGATTCAGCAGGTCTGCCTGAAGATTTCAGGCGGCTGATCAAAAGCGATAAAGTGATACTTTCGCCGCACATTGCAGGATGGACGCATGAATCCAACGAAAAGATGGCCCGCGTGCTGATTGAGAAAATCAGGAATTTATACGGAATATAA
- the lysS gene encoding lysine--tRNA ligase, with protein MYQELSEQEAIRRESLKELGKLGINPYPAEAFNVNISTAEILKNFPGDNTLYQDISIAGRIMTRRIMGAASFVDLQDASGRIQLYIKRDEICEGEDKTLYNTVFKRLLDIGDIIGVTGFVFITQMGEISIHVKSLKLLSKSLRVLPVVKEKDDQVFDAFSDPEARYRQRYVDLIVNPEVRDIFVKRSRIINTMRSFFNGKGYLEVETPILQPIPGGAAARPFITHHNALDMPLYLRIANELYLKKLIVGGFDGVYEFAKDFRNEGMDRTHNPEFTVLEIYVAYKDYFWMMDFTEEMLEQVALSLHGKTSVLVGEREIDFKRPFRRLTMTDAIKEYAGVDITGKTEDELRQICRTLNIETTPAMGKGKLIDAIFGEKCEEHLVQPTFIMDYPIEMSPLCKRHRTNPELTERFELFVNGKELCNAYSELNDPVDQLDRFQEQLKLSQKGDDEAMFIDMDFVRALEYGMPTCSGMGIGIDRLTMFMTNQPSIQDVLFFPQMRPEKKVIPAGDTDEAFIEAGVPAAWVPALRKYGFKTVADLKAANPNKLLNDLGGLRKKLKLDIPALKLEEIQAWVEV; from the coding sequence ATGTATCAGGAACTCAGCGAACAGGAAGCAATCCGGAGAGAATCGCTAAAAGAACTCGGAAAACTTGGCATCAATCCCTATCCGGCCGAAGCGTTCAATGTAAATATTTCCACTGCTGAAATTCTTAAAAATTTCCCCGGTGACAATACCCTTTATCAGGATATAAGCATCGCAGGTCGCATCATGACCCGGCGCATCATGGGCGCCGCTTCATTTGTGGACCTGCAGGACGCAAGCGGGCGCATTCAGCTTTACATCAAGCGCGATGAAATCTGCGAAGGCGAGGACAAGACCCTATACAATACCGTTTTCAAACGGCTGCTCGATATCGGCGATATCATCGGGGTAACCGGCTTTGTATTTATTACGCAGATGGGCGAGATCTCCATTCATGTGAAGTCGCTGAAGCTGCTCAGCAAGTCGCTGCGGGTGCTGCCGGTGGTAAAGGAAAAGGACGACCAGGTATTCGATGCTTTCAGCGATCCGGAAGCCCGGTACCGTCAGCGTTACGTTGACCTGATTGTGAATCCGGAGGTACGTGATATTTTTGTTAAGCGCAGCCGGATCATCAATACCATGCGCTCATTTTTCAACGGTAAGGGATACCTGGAGGTGGAAACGCCCATTCTTCAACCTATCCCCGGAGGCGCTGCTGCCCGGCCTTTCATCACTCACCATAATGCGCTGGATATGCCACTTTACCTGCGTATTGCCAACGAACTGTATCTTAAGAAACTAATAGTCGGCGGTTTTGACGGGGTTTATGAATTTGCGAAAGACTTCCGCAACGAGGGCATGGACCGCACGCACAATCCTGAGTTTACCGTGCTCGAAATTTATGTGGCCTACAAGGATTACTTCTGGATGATGGATTTTACCGAGGAGATGCTGGAGCAGGTTGCCCTGAGCCTTCACGGGAAGACCAGCGTCCTGGTCGGGGAGAGAGAAATCGATTTCAAACGTCCTTTCCGCAGGCTCACCATGACCGATGCCATAAAGGAGTATGCAGGTGTGGATATCACCGGTAAAACTGAAGATGAACTGAGGCAGATATGCCGGACCCTGAATATCGAGACCACGCCGGCCATGGGTAAAGGAAAGCTGATTGATGCCATTTTCGGGGAAAAGTGTGAGGAACATCTGGTACAGCCTACATTCATTATGGATTACCCCATTGAGATGTCGCCCCTGTGCAAGCGTCACCGGACAAATCCTGAACTCACCGAACGTTTTGAGCTTTTTGTCAACGGTAAAGAGTTGTGCAACGCTTATTCAGAGCTGAATGATCCCGTCGATCAGCTGGATCGCTTCCAGGAGCAGCTGAAACTATCGCAGAAAGGCGACGACGAAGCCATGTTTATTGATATGGACTTTGTGCGTGCCCTTGAATATGGGATGCCTACCTGCTCAGGGATGGGTATCGGGATTGACAGGCTGACCATGTTTATGACCAACCAGCCCTCGATTCAGGATGTTCTGTTTTTTCCCCAGATGCGCCCCGAGAAAAAGGTTATTCCCGCCGGGGATACCGATGAGGCTTTTATTGAAGCGGGCGTTCCGGCTGCATGGGTCCCTGCACTCCGGAAATATGGATTTAAGACTGTTGCTGACCTGAAAGCGGCCAACCCCAACAAACTACTGAACGACCTCGGCGGACTGCGTAAAAAGTTGAAACTGGATATACCGGCCTTAAAGCTTGAAGAGATTCAGGCATGGGTGGAAGTTTAA
- a CDS encoding DUF6051 family protein, which translates to MVHYTETYQTLKSLLKAGNQIQHIPGSDACFQSFEFTSDVPGKAYPAIRTEPNGLCNINSDDSLIAENARFTYPVFIPESNKGNRAVILLHGLNERSWVKYYPWAERLARGLERPVILFPISFHINRSPAEWSNPRLMSSLLPQTRLRNRRNQSSTFVNLALSLRLSRQPLRFFTSGRQSALDLEKLISSIQSGNHPLFAKGTGIDFFAYSIGAFLAQIMILAYGETFLKDTRLMMFCGGAPFNRMNGVSKLIMDEEAFSGLRFFYLRQFEKELNSTDSPLSQIKENQATKAFNAMIDAGRLSQWRNDRFEKMHSRISTIALKKDRVIPPAGISEMMLSGNMKTMDFPFEYTHENPFPLSEEKTGVNQCFEKVFAEAAAFLR; encoded by the coding sequence ATGGTTCACTATACAGAAACATATCAAACCCTGAAATCTTTGCTCAAAGCAGGAAATCAGATTCAGCATATACCGGGCTCAGATGCTTGTTTTCAGTCATTTGAATTTACTTCTGACGTACCCGGCAAAGCATATCCTGCCATCAGAACAGAACCGAACGGATTATGCAATATTAATTCCGACGACAGCTTGATCGCTGAAAATGCTAGGTTTACCTATCCTGTATTTATTCCGGAATCAAACAAAGGCAACAGGGCAGTAATTCTCCTGCACGGGCTGAATGAGCGGAGCTGGGTCAAGTACTATCCGTGGGCAGAAAGGCTGGCCAGGGGCCTGGAGCGACCGGTGATCCTTTTCCCCATCTCATTCCACATAAACCGTTCACCGGCCGAATGGAGCAATCCCAGGCTGATGTCGTCCCTGCTGCCACAGACCCGTCTGCGCAACCGGCGCAACCAATCTTCCACTTTCGTGAACCTTGCCCTCAGCCTGAGACTTAGCAGGCAGCCCCTGCGATTTTTTACTTCAGGCAGACAGAGTGCACTGGACCTGGAGAAACTGATCAGTTCAATTCAATCAGGCAATCATCCCCTTTTTGCAAAAGGAACCGGCATTGATTTTTTTGCGTATTCAATCGGCGCATTTCTTGCGCAGATTATGATACTGGCTTATGGAGAAACATTTCTGAAGGATACCCGCCTGATGATGTTCTGCGGTGGAGCTCCGTTTAACCGCATGAACGGGGTTTCAAAGCTGATCATGGATGAGGAGGCCTTCTCCGGACTGAGGTTTTTCTACCTCAGGCAATTTGAAAAGGAGCTTAACAGCACAGACTCCCCCCTCTCACAGATCAAAGAAAACCAGGCAACAAAAGCTTTCAATGCCATGATCGATGCCGGGCGCCTGAGCCAATGGCGTAATGACCGCTTTGAAAAAATGCATTCACGGATCAGCACGATCGCACTCAAGAAAGACAGGGTGATACCACCGGCAGGAATATCGGAAATGATGCTATCCGGGAACATGAAAACCATGGATTTCCCGTTTGAATATACCCATGAAAATCCCTTTCCGCTATCGGAGGAAAAAACAGGCGTCAATCAATGCTTTGAAAAGGTTTTCGCCGAAGCTGCGGCATTTCTCAGATAA
- the tal gene encoding transaldolase → MNALEQLKQYTRVVADTGDFESIESYRPVDATTNPSLIYAAAREDKYRHLAAMAAADAKSLSGDPALQLSLCLDRVAVYFGLEILKIVPGRVSTEVDARLSFDTERTIEKARELIRLYEQAGISRERILIKIAATWEGIRAAEVLEKEGIHCNLTLLFSKIQAIACAEAGVKLISPFVGRILDWYKKEKGFASAVPEEDPGVISVTEIFNYYKRFGYATEVMGASFRNKGEIIALAGCDLLTIAPALLNELESSHEAVSLRLDAGKAMEMLLDKIVPDEKTFRWLMNEDAMATEKLAEGIRKFTQDLLKLEDFLKKEFLI, encoded by the coding sequence ATGAATGCCCTTGAACAACTGAAACAATATACCCGGGTAGTAGCCGATACAGGCGATTTTGAATCCATAGAATCCTACCGGCCGGTGGATGCCACTACCAATCCGTCGCTGATTTATGCGGCTGCACGTGAGGATAAATACCGCCATCTGGCTGCCATGGCAGCGGCTGACGCCAAGTCGCTTTCCGGTGATCCGGCTTTGCAGCTTTCCTTATGTCTCGACAGGGTGGCAGTGTACTTTGGTCTCGAAATTCTGAAAATCGTTCCCGGAAGGGTAAGCACCGAGGTGGATGCCCGCCTTTCGTTCGATACCGAAAGAACCATTGAAAAAGCGCGTGAACTGATCAGGTTGTATGAGCAGGCAGGGATCAGCCGTGAACGGATTTTAATAAAGATCGCAGCTACCTGGGAAGGAATCCGTGCAGCGGAGGTGCTTGAAAAAGAGGGCATACATTGTAACCTGACCTTGTTGTTTTCAAAAATTCAGGCCATCGCCTGTGCAGAGGCCGGGGTAAAACTGATTTCACCTTTTGTCGGCAGAATCCTTGACTGGTATAAAAAGGAGAAAGGATTTGCATCTGCGGTCCCGGAGGAGGATCCCGGTGTTATTTCGGTAACCGAAATATTCAATTACTATAAAAGGTTTGGCTATGCTACCGAGGTAATGGGTGCAAGTTTCAGGAACAAAGGAGAAATTATCGCCCTTGCAGGATGTGACCTGCTGACAATTGCACCTGCATTGCTGAATGAACTGGAGTCGTCCCACGAAGCAGTAAGCCTCAGGCTGGATGCAGGGAAAGCGATGGAGATGCTTTTGGATAAAATTGTTCCGGATGAGAAAACTTTCCGCTGGCTGATGAATGAGGATGCCATGGCCACCGAAAAACTTGCCGAAGGGATCCGTAAGTTTACCCAGGATCTGCTTAAACTTGAGGATTTTCTGAAAAAGGAATTCCTTATCTGA